A window of the Diorhabda carinulata isolate Delta chromosome 1, icDioCari1.1, whole genome shotgun sequence genome harbors these coding sequences:
- the LOC130892328 gene encoding fez family zinc finger protein 2-like has protein sequence MFKMASEISTNICAPPQKPPSPPARTLNFSIAKIMEPDNKMKKSNLEMDKDNSILNLSHASAFESAFKKYVPNVLRSPEILQNYPLVYYHPSQLMLGSVSVYTSSVTQEPPGPIGNSSGVNPLSLHFNQVKTSPVKAQPKISTPSNGSSPILTPKQKSFECGECGKVFNAHYNLTRHMPVHTGARPFVCKICGKGFRQASTLCRHKIIHTSEKPHKCHTCGKAFNRSSTLNTHARIHAGYKPFVCEFCGKGFHQKGNYKNHKLTHSGEKAYKCSVCSKAFHQIYNLTFHMHTHNDKKPFTCRVCGKGFCRNFDLKKHMRKLHENSGNCIEPDFMSSTSQGPTPASYSGDRNIHHFISPFIRPPMTVPVYSSKLL, from the coding sequence ATGTTCAAGATGGCTTCGGAAATATCGACAAATATTTGCGCACCGCCTCAAAAACCTCCATCTCCACCCGCAAGaactttaaatttttctatcGCAAAAATAATGGAGCCTgacaataaaatgaagaaatcgAATTTAGAAATGGACAAGGACAACAGTATCTTAAATCTCTCTCATGCTTCAGCATTCGAATCCGCTTTCAAGAAGTATGTTCCAAATGTTCTTAGGTCTCCAGAAATTTTACAGAATTATCCTTTAGTATATTACCACCCCAGTCAACTAATGTTAGGATCAGTATCTGTATATACTTCATCGGTAACTCAAGAACCTCCCGGTCCAATTGGAAACAGTTCAGGTGTAAATCCCTTATCTCTACATTTTAATCAAGTTAAAACAAGCCCCGTAAAAGCGCAACCAAAAATTAGTACCCCCTCAAATGGCAGCTCGCCAATTTTAACACCGAAGCAGAAGAGTTTTGAATGTGGAGAATGTGGGAAGGTATTCAATGCCCATTATAATCTAACTAGGCACATGCCAGTGCATACAGGAGCTAGACCGTTCGTATGTAAAATATGTGGAAAGGGTTTTAGACAAGCTTCAACGCTTTGTAGGCATAAAATCATTCACACTTCGGAAAAACCTCACAAATGCCACACTTGCGGCAAAGCATTCAACAGATCTTCTACCCTGAATACGCATGCACGGATACATGCCGGGTACAAACCTTTTGTTTGTGAATTTTGTGGAAAGGGTTTCCATCAAAAAGGTAATTATAAGAATCACAAACTCACTCATAGCGGGGAAAAAGCTTATAAATGCTCTGTGTGTTCAAAAGCGtttcatcaaatatataatCTCACTTTCCATATGCACACTCACAATGACAAGAAACCGTTTACATGTAGGGTATGTGGAAAAGGATTTTGTCGAAATTTTGACTTGAAGAAGCATATGAGAAAACTTCATGAAAATAGTGGTAACTGCATCGAACCCGACTTTATGTCTAGTACTTCACAAGGACCAACTCCTGCTTCATACTCCGGTGATAGGAATATTCACCACTTCATCAGCCCTTTCATTCGTCCACCCATGACTGTCCCAGTGTATTCATCGAAACTATTGTGA